The segment GCCGGTCCGGGCTGTGAATGATCTCCACCGCCTCGATATGACCGCCTGCGGCCAGCTTGTCGACGGCATAATATAAGGAACCGGTCTGCAGCTTGATGACTTGATCCATGGAGCGTTCCTTCATGACCAGGGTAATCTCGTAGGGATGCATATCCCGCTCCAGCAGAAGTCCCAGAATCAGCAGCTTCATCGGCATGGGCTTACCGCTGGCCTTGCTTTGCACCGTGCTGGCTGCCCTGCGGCAGCAGACGGTCCTTCGGCATCAGCAGGACGAAGACCACCGTAAGCACCGCCGGAACGATAGCCCACAAGAAGGTATGCGAGATCGACGAAGACAGTGAATTCGTAATCTTCTCCAGGACAGGCGGCGGAATCTGTGCTCTGGCCTCAGGCGTCAACGCGGAACGCGGGTCGCCGAAGGAAGCGGCCTGACCGCTGTCGCCGAAGGCTGTACTAAGCTCTGAGGCGAAGCTGTTACGCTGAATTATGCCGAAGATCGTTATCCCCAGCGTCATCCCGAGCGAGCGCATGAAGGTACTGGTGGACGTTGCCGAGCCGCGCTGGCGCATGTCGAAATGCTGGATCGAAGACAGGCTGAGCACGGAGAAGGAGAAGCCGACTCCGAAGCCGGTCAGGGCCATGAAGGCATTAAGCGCCATCCGGGAGGTCTCCGGGGTCAAAGTGCTGAGTGAATAGATCCCGCCCACGAAGCAGACTGCCGACAGCAGCATGATGTTGCGGAAGCTCGTTTTGGTGGTAAGCAGGCCGCCGGACTGGCTGCCAATTACGGTACCGATCATCATCGGCATCAGAATCAGGCCGGAGTTGGTGGCCGAGCCGCCGTATACCCCCTGGACGTAGATCGGGATATATACCGTTGCTACGATGAATGCCGAACCATAGAACAGCCCCAGAATACTGCTGGTTGCGAACAGGCGCTTCCGGAACATGGCGAAGGAGATGACCGGCTCTGCCGCGAATTTTTCAATGATAATGAAGGCGATTAGAAGCACGGCGAACGCAGCGAACAGTCCGAGAATGGCCGCAGAGTCCCAGGCATACTGATTACCGCCAAGCTCCAGGGCGAACATCAGGCAGATAATCCCTGCCACCAGGGTGAAAGCGCCGCCCCAGTCAATCCGCTGCTTGGAATGCGAGATGGATTCCTTGTAGGAGGTCATAATAAGGAAGAACGAGACAATCCCGATGGGCAGGTTAATATAGAAAATCCAGTGCCAGCTCATATATTCGGTGATATAAGCACCAAGCAGAGGCCCAATCACACTGGAGATCCCGAAGACAGCGCCGAACAGTCCGGTAAGCTTGCCTCTTTTCTCAAGCGGGAAGATGTCGAAGACAATCGTGAAGGCAATCGGCATCAGTGCACCGCCGCCAATCCCTTGAATTGCACGGTAAATACTGAGCTGGGTAATGCTCGCCGACGTTCCGCACAGGGCGGAGCCAATCAGGAACACGATAAGCCCGAAGATGAAAAACCGCTTGCGCCCGTACATATCGGACAATTTGCCGAAGATCGGGGTGCCGGCCATAACCATGACCATATAAGCAGAGGTGACCCAGACGATTTTATCCAGTCCTCCAAGATCGGACACAATCGTGCCCATAGCTGCGGCAACAATGGTATTATCCATGGCCGACATCAGAATGCCGAGCAGCAGTCCGACAATGACTAGCTTGAGATTACTTTCTTTGGTGTGCATGTTAAGCTCCTTTATGTTTAAAATTCAATGGAATTTCATTATATTCAAATTTGAATAGGGTGGCAATTGTTTTTTTCAGGAGGACAGACGGGTTGGGAGCTGCTTGGGAACTTGCATGCGTGTACTTGGTATTCCTTATCGGCCGGTCCTTTATTCCAGCTGCAATAGGGCAAAGTATCTGAAGGAGGGGCGGAGGGGGCTTGTCCGCGAAGGTCTTGACATACCCATGGGGGGTATATTATATTGGTACATAAGGAGGCTGATTCCTGTGTCTACAAATGAGAAGGACCCTGGCGGACAGGAGCACGGTGAAACGTGCCATTCTTCTGCTTCCGGCGTCCGCAAGAGTCATCACTCGCCGGAATTCAAGAATGGGCTGACAACCCGGCTGAACCGGATTGAAGGGCAGATCCGCGGTGTGAAAGGCATGATTGAACGCGATACCTACTGCGATGATGTGCTGAATCAGCTGGCGGCGGTGCAGGCGGCCCTGAACAGTGTCGGCAAGCTGCTGCTTGAAGGCCATATGAAGAGCTGTATTATCGAACGGATCGAAGCCGGTGAGCATGAGGTGATTGACGAGCTGCTGGTCACGGTGAACAAGCTGATGAAATAAAGATGGGGCCTGGAGAGTTTGAATGTCTAAATTCAATGATGAGGACCCAAACTTCGGTGAATTTAGAACTTTCGGCCGCTGTTGTCCACAGATTTCATGATTGATACCGCCGTAGCGGTAGAAATCCGTGGACAAAGGCGGTCTCTGGCGCTCCTGCAGTTTCAAAATTCCCCTCCGTTACTATCATCTATTGTTATTTTCTCAAGATCAAACTCTTCAGGCATATGAGGAGCCGAAAGACCAAGCATTCGCTTACAATTAAGCAAATGCTAAATAACATTGGGAGGTTATTCAAATGTCGAATGTAACACTGAATGTTGAAGGAATGTCCTGCGGTCATTGTGTAAGTGCTGTAGAGAAGGCTGTTAGCGGCGTAGGCGCTGCGGCGAAGGTGGATCTGCCGGCGAAGACGGTGGCGGTTGAATTCGATGAGAATACGGTAAGCCTGGATAAGATCAAGGCTGCTATTGAAGATCAGGGCTACGACGTAGTGTAAGCTAATCGTTGTAATATAAGGGCTTGGAGCAGGGAACCCTGGGGTACAGGGCCGGGCGCCAATGCCTTTTCTTTTCAAAAAAAATATACCCCTTGGGGGTATGTGGAGGTGCTTAAGAATGGAAAAGAGTGCAGAGTCCGCCCCGCAGCAGACCACGCTGCAAATTACCGGCATGACCTGCTCTGCTTGTGCGACGCGGATTGAGAAGGGCTTGTCCCGCATGGAGGGGGTATCCCGGGCGAATGTCAATCTGGCGCTGGAGCAGGCTACAGTGGGCTTCGATCCGGCAGTTGCAGATGTGGCGCAAATGGAGGAGAAGATCCGCTCTCTGGGCTATGATACGCTGAAGGAGTCGGCGGATTTCGATATTACCGGCATGACCTGTGCTGCCTGCTCGGCTCGTATTGAGAAGGTGCTGGGACGGATGCCGGGGATTGCGGCCGTGAATGTGAACCTGGCGCTGGAGACTGCGCATGTGGAATATTCGCCGGGCAATGTCAGTACAGCCGAGATTATGGATAAGGTGAGCAGCATCGGCTATAAGGCGGCGCTTAAGCAGGACCGGAAGGATATCGCGGAGCAGCGCAGTGAAGAGATTACACGCAAGCGGAATAAGTGGATGATCTCCGCGTTGTTGTCCCTACCGCTGCTCTGGGCTATGGCGGGCCACTTCTCGTTCACAACCTGGATCTGGACGCCTGAGCTATTCATGAATCCCTGGTTCCAGCTTGTGCTGGCGACCCCGGTTCAGTTCGTGATCGGCTGGCAGTTCTATGTCAGCGCCTATAAGGCGCTGAAGAACGGCAGTGCCAACATGGATGTGCTGGTGGTGCTGGGCACCTCGGCGGCGTATTTTTACAGCTTGTATCTGACGATTGATTCGCTGAAAATGAGCGGGATGCACCACACCGTGGAGCTGTACTTCGAGACCAGCGCGGTTCTGATCACGTTAATTCTCGTAGGCAAGTGGTTCGAGGCGCTGGCGAAGGGGCGTTCATCGGATGCGATCCGCAGCCTGATGGGGCTGCAGGCCAAGACTGCGCTGGTGCTGCGGGACGGTACAGAGCTGAGTATTCCCGTCGAGGATGTAGTGATCGGCGATATTGTGCTGGTGAAGCCCGGCACGAAGGTGCCTGTAGACGGTGAAGTCGTGGAGGGGCTGTCCTCCGTCGATGAATCTATGCTCACGGGCGAGAGTATCCCGGTAGAGAAGAAGCCGGGGGATTCCGTTATCGGAGCTACGCTGAACAAGAACGGCATGCTGCGGGTCAAAGCCCGCAAGGTCGGCCGTGATACGGCACTGGCACAGATCATCAGAGTTGTGGAGGAAGCGCAGGGCTCGAAGGCGCCGATCCAGCGGATTGCCGATGTCATCTCCGGGATCTTCGTGCCGATTGTGGTCGGTATTGCTATCGTAACCTTCGGGGTCTGGTATATCTGGGGAGCGCCGGGGCAGTTCGCGGAGGCCCTGGAAAAAGCCATTGCGGTGCTTGTCATCGCCTGTCCATGCGCTCTGGGACTGGCGACACCAACCTCGATTATGGCCGGGTCCGGCCGGGCCGCCGAGTTCGGCATCCTGTTCAAGGGCGGGGAGCATCTGGAAGCTGCGCAGGGCGTGAAGGTAGTGGTCGTGGATAAGACGGGAACGGTGACCAACGGTAAGCCGGTGCTGACCGATATTATAGCGACTGCCGGAAATGAGACACAAGGCAGGGTGCTTGCCGAGAATCGTCTGCTGTCGATTACAGCGGCTGCGGAGAAGCTCTCGGAGCATCCGCTGGCTGAGGCCATAGTGGCTGGTGCACAGGGCAGAGGAATCGACCTGCCGCCTGCGGACCAGTTCGAGGCGGTACCGGGGCGCGGGGTGTCGGCGGTAGTGGACGGCCAGAAGGTAAGCGTAGGCACACGGCGGATGATGGTGGAGAACGGACTGGATATCGGACCGTGGACAGGAATCATGACCAAGCTGGAGCAGGAAGGCAAAACAGCGATGCTAATAGCTGTCGATGATGCGGTAGCGGGAGTGATTGCCGTGGCTGACACGATCAAGGAGACCTCCCGCGAGGCGGTAGCCCGGCTGCAGGCCATGGGCATCGAGGTTGTCATGATTACCGGAGACAACAAGCTTACGGCCCAGGCGATTGCGGATCAGGCGGGCATCCGCACGGTTCTGGCGGAGGTGCTGCCTGAGGGCAAGGCGGAAGAGATCCGCAGGCTCCAGAGCGGCGGGGTCAAGGTGGCTATGGTCGGCGACGGCATCAACGATGCTCCGGCGCTGGCGACCGCGGATACGGGCATGGCGATCGGCACCGGCACGGATGTGGCGATGGAGGCGGCGGATATTACGCTGATGCGCGGCGATCTGATGAGTATCCCGGATGCGATCCTGATGAGCCGCAAGACCATGCGCAATATCAGGCAGAATCTGTTCTGGGCTCTTGCCTACAATACGCTCGGCATCCCGATTGCGGCGCTCGGCTTCCTGGCCCCTTGGCTGGCCGGAGCTGCGATGGCCTTCAGCTCGGTATCGGTGGTACTGAACGCGCTGCGTTTACAGCGCGTCAAGCTGTAAGAATCATGCGGCCTGCCGCAGCCGGGTCATCCGGACGGACGGAACGAAGGCAGCAACTCAAAGAATCGCCGGTGTGCATCTGCCGGCGATTCTTTTTTTTTATAAGCAGCGGAGGGCGGCGAACGCCGGAATATGCGCCTTATATAGACCTATTCCGTATATCCTTGCTCTATTTGCCCGCTGATGCGGAAGCCGCAGCGGTCTTTTTCCGGCCAAGCAGGTTCGTGCCAATGACCCCGGCGATGATCAGGAAGGATCCGATCCAGTGATAGACCGTGATCTGCTCACCCAGGAAGATTGCTCCGGCTGCAATAGATACGATGGTGGATAGATTGGTGAAGACGCTCATGAGGGAGGCCTCGATTTTGGATAAAATATAGGTTGAAGTCAGGGTTGTGACCAGCGAAGCGATTACCCCCAGATATACGGCGGACAGGACAAACGTTGCACTTCCCAGCGGATTCAGGAAATCTCCAAGCGTCCCGCTGACGGTATGTCCGGTGAGCGAGATGATCAGGAAGGTGGCGAAGCCGACCCCCATCATCAGGTAGCTGAGCTCAGCAGGGCTGAAGTGGCTGGAGAGGGAGCGGGCCAGCACGCTGTATCCGGCAAAAGCGAGACAAGTCATGAACAGCAGCACAATCCCGGTCATATTGGACAGCTGAATGCCGCTTCCCTTCATGACGAAGATGAATACCACGCCGAATACCGAGAGGAAGATGCACAGCTTTTGCAGCAGGGTGGTCTTCTCCTTCAGGAAGATCGCGGCGATGATCATCGTCACCACCGGAGTGAACGAATAGAGGATGCCTCCCTCGGCTGAGGTGGCGCGCTGAAGTCCGAAGACCTGCAGGGTGAAGAAGCCGAGCGGGTACATCGCAGCGAGCACCAGGGCCCGGCCCATCGGCTTGCCCCGGTAGGAAACCTTGACCCAGCCGAGGGCGACCGGAACCGACATGACGGCAAAAGAGGCAGCGAACCGGAAGGTCAGCGTGTCGAGCGGCCCGGCGTGTACCAGAGCTACTTTGGTGAACAGGAAGGAGAAGCCGATAATGACCGCATTGAGTACGGCGAAGCTGTAGGCCAGCTTGAGTCCTTGTTTGTGCATGGGTACATCTCCTTGTAGGTTAGTGAAGATTGGATGCTGTAAACATTCGATCTATTACTTTAAAATTAAAGGAAAAGGCATACACCAACAACACAAGCTTTCCTCAACTGTACCGGTACAGTCTGCTGCGATCCCTATATAATAAGGGAAGAATAATAGGATAGAATACACAGCATAGCGTGGTAATGACGGCGAACGGAGGCGGGCGATGAACAAGTATCATCAGGTGATTACAGAGCTTGAGCGGCAGATGAAGGAAGGGCAGTACCGCCCGGGGGATAAACTGCCGTCTGTGCGCAGTGCTTCAGCAATCTACGGCTGTAGCGTCAGTACCATTCTGAAGGCTTACGGGGAGCTGGAGCGGACACATACGATCTATTCTATTCCTCAGAGCGGCTATTATATGGTGGACAAGAGTGCGAATTCGGCAGCGGCGGAGAGTGAAGGAACGGTTGATTTTGCTTCGGCTTCGCCCGATCTGAACGTCTTTCCGTACCTGGACTTCCAGCATTGTCTCAATAAGGCGATTGACCAGTACAAATACCATCTGTTCACCTATGGCGATGCGCTGGGGCTGGAGTCGCTGCGCCGCACTCTGGTGTCGCATCTCGCGGAGTATCAGGTGTTCGCCAAGGCGGAGTCGATCCTGATTACCTCGGGGATTCAGCAGGCGCTGGAGATACTGGCCAGAATGCCTTTTCCCAGCGGCAGGACGGATATTCTGGTGGAACAGCCGGGGTATGACATCTATCTGCGGTATTTGGAGGCTGAGGGGCTGCCGGTGAGCGGAATCGGACGTTCGGCGGCGGGCATCAACCTGCAGGAGCTGGAGGAGCGGTTCGCCAGCGGGCGATTCAAATTTTTTTATACGATGCCCAGATATCACAATCCGCTCGGGACAACGTACAGCACAGAGGGGCGCAAGGCCATTGCCGGACTGGCAGCCAAGTACGATGTCTATATTGCCGAGGATGATTATATGGCGGATCTGGGGATTGGACGGCGTTATGACCCGATCTTTGCGTATGACCAGACCTCCCATGTCATTTATCTCAAAAGCTTCTCCAAAATCATCTTCCCGGGCCTTCGGCTCGGTGCGGTGGTGGTGCCGCAGCCGCTGCTGGAGACCTTCCGCTCCTATAAAGGCTATACCGATACCTCGCTGCTGTCTCAGGCCGCGCTTGAGGTTTACATCAAGAACGGGATGTACGGGCATCACAGGCACAGGATCAAAGCCATGTACGCCAAAAAAATCCGTGCGGTATACGAAGCACTCGCGCGGCATAATACGGACGGCTTCATCGAAGCCTCTGCGGACAGCTCCGGCATCTATATCCAGTTCAAGCTGCCGCTCACCGTCAACCTGGAGCGTCTGGTCAAGCGCCTGGCCGGGCGGAAGATCCGCGTGGTACCCGGGAATGGCTTCTATTTGCCGGATTACCAGGCCCGCGACAAATTCCTGCGCATCAGTATTTCCCGGGCAGGGCTTACGCAGATTGATGAGGGAATCCGGGCGATTGTCCAGGAGGTGAAGCGCGGGAACGGGTGGTAGAGGGGGAGGAATGGGAGGAAGAGTAGGAAGAGTAGGAAGAGTAGGAAAAGTAGGAAAAGGAAAGCCCCGTTTGTTGTCTGAGCCGCGAAATGGGATCATAATAGGCTTATATAGGAGTTAAGAAAGGCGGGACGATAATGAAACCCACGAATGAAACCCTTGAGCTGTTGAACCGTCATACCTCTGTCCGCCAGTACCAGGACAAGCCGGTCAGTGACGAGCTGCTGGCAGCCGTGATTGGAGCGGGGCAGATGGCTTCGACCTCCAGCAATGTCCAGGCGTACACGGTTATTGCTGTAACTGAGCCTGCGCTTAAGGCACGGTTGTCCGCACTGTCGGGCAATCAGGCGTACATCGAGCAGTGTCCGGTGTTCCTGGTCTGGTGTGCGGACCTGTACCGTCTGCGGGAAGCATCTGCTCCGCATTTGCAGGGGAAGCGGTCCTACGAGGACACGGCTGAGAATCTGATCGTGGCTACGGTCGATGTGGCGCTGGCCGCGCAGAATGCGGCGGTTGCCGCTGAATCGCTGGGCCTCGGCATTGTTTATATCGGCGGCATCCGCAATGAGATCGCCGCGGTATCTGAGCTCCTCGGCCTGCCGGAGCTGGTCTATCCGGTCTTCGGCATGTGCCTCGGGTATCCGGCCGCCGTGAACGGCATCCGCCCGCGCCTGCCGCAGGCAGCGGTGCTACATCATAACGGCTACAATGCCGAAGCCGCAGTGGAACAGGTCCGCGTGTACGACGCGATCTCCAGCGACTATATGCGCGAGCGTACCGGCGGCCAGAGCGCAGCCTCCTGGTCGGAGATGATGGCGGGCCGGCTGGCTCAGCCTGCCCGGCTACACATGAAGGAATTCCTGCTTAGCAAGGGATTCATGCAGCGGTAGAGATTTGGTGAGCCTTCCCTGTGGTCGCGGGGGAGGCTTTTTTTGGATTGGAGGCGCACGGGCTGAATGTACGCGGAAAACCGAATACAGTAGGCTGGCGCGAGGGTACGCAGGCTCAATACTCCACAGCCAGTAACAAATATTGAAATTTCCTGCAAGAAATGCAACAATGCTGCCCAATATAAGCGGCCTATGCAGAAATCCTGCACCAAATGCAACAATGTCAGAGCTAACCTGCTCAAAACACCAAAATTCCTGCAAATCCTGCAACATTGCGCCGCAGCCAGTAACATGTCTGGAGAAATCCTGCAAAAACTGCAACAATGTTGCTCCATACAAGCGGTTGGTAAGAGTGAAAACCATCAAAAGTGGTCAGAGATAGGCAGAACGTCGCATGATGTGCTAATGCGGGGATATCGGGGTAAATGTATGCCGAAAACAACATACAATGTGCAACTGCTGAGGCGCGTGGACCAAATGTACGCGGAAAACCGAATACAATCGCAATGTGCCAGCGCGAAGCCGCGAGAAGGAAATGTTGCTTAACGAGAAATATTGCGTGTTGCGCATAAATGTGAAAAGTGCTAAAATCTGGTTAGAGGTTGGATTTCGCTGGACGCCAACACCCGGGCCCGGAATTGCGCCGTAGCCTAATTCCCTCTTCCGCTTCGCGGCTGTGTCTGCTGTGGATGATCTTGAAAGGATAGATCGGAGAAGGAGGAGAATGGTATGGTACAGGTAGATGGGCAAGAGACAAAGGTGGCTGCACGATTGACGCACAAGGTATTCTTCGAGCGCGATGATATTGAGTTCACGTTCCAGTGGCTGCTGTCATTCGTACACTGCGGCGGTGTGTCACAGGGGGAAGTATTCAAGCTTGCACGGAACATCGATCCGAACTCTTTAACCAGCTGGAAGACTGAATTCGAGAAGGAAGCTGTTAAAATTGAGGCCAATGCAGAGCGAAGCCTGAAGAAGGGCCATCTGATCAGCGCCGGTGAGGCCTTCATCCGTGCCCACTCGTATTACCGGGCAGCCTTCTACGGGGCTTTTCCGGATGAGCCTGATTTTGCGCGGTATCACGGCAAAAGTGTGGAATGCTTCCGCAAGGCGCTTGATGCGAAGTCTGAGCAGATTCCCCACGAGTGGGTCGAGGTGGAATACAAGGGGTATAAGTTCCCGGGATGCTTTCTGAAGGCGGAGCACGGTAATGCGCCTAAGCCAACGATTATCTTTCATAACGGCGGGGAGACGCACAAGGAAGACACCTATTTTCTCGGAGGGCAAGCGGCTATTGACCGGGGATATAACGCGCTGATCGTAGATCTTCCTTATGATGTATGTGTCCGGTTCTACGAGCCTGAGGCAACGGCCAAGAACTTCCCGCGCGAGGAGCTGTATAATGTCTACAGAGCCACTACAGATTTCGTTCTGGCCCGCCCGGATGTAGACCCTAAGCGGCTGGTGGTCAGCGGCATGAGCTATGGCGGAGCCAAGAC is part of the Paenibacillus sp. FSL M7-0420 genome and harbors:
- a CDS encoding MDR family MFS transporter, with the protein product MHTKESNLKLVIVGLLLGILMSAMDNTIVAAAMGTIVSDLGGLDKIVWVTSAYMVMVMAGTPIFGKLSDMYGRKRFFIFGLIVFLIGSALCGTSASITQLSIYRAIQGIGGGALMPIAFTIVFDIFPLEKRGKLTGLFGAVFGISSVIGPLLGAYITEYMSWHWIFYINLPIGIVSFFLIMTSYKESISHSKQRIDWGGAFTLVAGIICLMFALELGGNQYAWDSAAILGLFAAFAVLLIAFIIIEKFAAEPVISFAMFRKRLFATSSILGLFYGSAFIVATVYIPIYVQGVYGGSATNSGLILMPMMIGTVIGSQSGGLLTTKTSFRNIMLLSAVCFVGGIYSLSTLTPETSRMALNAFMALTGFGVGFSFSVLSLSSIQHFDMRQRGSATSTSTFMRSLGMTLGITIFGIIQRNSFASELSTAFGDSGQAASFGDPRSALTPEARAQIPPPVLEKITNSLSSSISHTFLWAIVPAVLTVVFVLLMPKDRLLPQGSQHGAKQGQR
- a CDS encoding metal-sensitive transcriptional regulator, yielding MSTNEKDPGGQEHGETCHSSASGVRKSHHSPEFKNGLTTRLNRIEGQIRGVKGMIERDTYCDDVLNQLAAVQAALNSVGKLLLEGHMKSCIIERIEAGEHEVIDELLVTVNKLMK
- a CDS encoding copper ion binding protein, whose translation is MSNVTLNVEGMSCGHCVSAVEKAVSGVGAAAKVDLPAKTVAVEFDENTVSLDKIKAAIEDQGYDVV
- a CDS encoding heavy metal translocating P-type ATPase, producing MEKSAESAPQQTTLQITGMTCSACATRIEKGLSRMEGVSRANVNLALEQATVGFDPAVADVAQMEEKIRSLGYDTLKESADFDITGMTCAACSARIEKVLGRMPGIAAVNVNLALETAHVEYSPGNVSTAEIMDKVSSIGYKAALKQDRKDIAEQRSEEITRKRNKWMISALLSLPLLWAMAGHFSFTTWIWTPELFMNPWFQLVLATPVQFVIGWQFYVSAYKALKNGSANMDVLVVLGTSAAYFYSLYLTIDSLKMSGMHHTVELYFETSAVLITLILVGKWFEALAKGRSSDAIRSLMGLQAKTALVLRDGTELSIPVEDVVIGDIVLVKPGTKVPVDGEVVEGLSSVDESMLTGESIPVEKKPGDSVIGATLNKNGMLRVKARKVGRDTALAQIIRVVEEAQGSKAPIQRIADVISGIFVPIVVGIAIVTFGVWYIWGAPGQFAEALEKAIAVLVIACPCALGLATPTSIMAGSGRAAEFGILFKGGEHLEAAQGVKVVVVDKTGTVTNGKPVLTDIIATAGNETQGRVLAENRLLSITAAAEKLSEHPLAEAIVAGAQGRGIDLPPADQFEAVPGRGVSAVVDGQKVSVGTRRMMVENGLDIGPWTGIMTKLEQEGKTAMLIAVDDAVAGVIAVADTIKETSREAVARLQAMGIEVVMITGDNKLTAQAIADQAGIRTVLAEVLPEGKAEEIRRLQSGGVKVAMVGDGINDAPALATADTGMAIGTGTDVAMEAADITLMRGDLMSIPDAILMSRKTMRNIRQNLFWALAYNTLGIPIAALGFLAPWLAGAAMAFSSVSVVLNALRLQRVKL
- a CDS encoding DMT family transporter translates to MHKQGLKLAYSFAVLNAVIIGFSFLFTKVALVHAGPLDTLTFRFAASFAVMSVPVALGWVKVSYRGKPMGRALVLAAMYPLGFFTLQVFGLQRATSAEGGILYSFTPVVTMIIAAIFLKEKTTLLQKLCIFLSVFGVVFIFVMKGSGIQLSNMTGIVLLFMTCLAFAGYSVLARSLSSHFSPAELSYLMMGVGFATFLIISLTGHTVSGTLGDFLNPLGSATFVLSAVYLGVIASLVTTLTSTYILSKIEASLMSVFTNLSTIVSIAAGAIFLGEQITVYHWIGSFLIIAGVIGTNLLGRKKTAAASASAGK
- a CDS encoding aminotransferase-like domain-containing protein, which encodes MNKYHQVITELERQMKEGQYRPGDKLPSVRSASAIYGCSVSTILKAYGELERTHTIYSIPQSGYYMVDKSANSAAAESEGTVDFASASPDLNVFPYLDFQHCLNKAIDQYKYHLFTYGDALGLESLRRTLVSHLAEYQVFAKAESILITSGIQQALEILARMPFPSGRTDILVEQPGYDIYLRYLEAEGLPVSGIGRSAAGINLQELEERFASGRFKFFYTMPRYHNPLGTTYSTEGRKAIAGLAAKYDVYIAEDDYMADLGIGRRYDPIFAYDQTSHVIYLKSFSKIIFPGLRLGAVVVPQPLLETFRSYKGYTDTSLLSQAALEVYIKNGMYGHHRHRIKAMYAKKIRAVYEALARHNTDGFIEASADSSGIYIQFKLPLTVNLERLVKRLAGRKIRVVPGNGFYLPDYQARDKFLRISISRAGLTQIDEGIRAIVQEVKRGNGW
- the nfsA gene encoding oxygen-insensitive NADPH nitroreductase, whose protein sequence is MKPTNETLELLNRHTSVRQYQDKPVSDELLAAVIGAGQMASTSSNVQAYTVIAVTEPALKARLSALSGNQAYIEQCPVFLVWCADLYRLREASAPHLQGKRSYEDTAENLIVATVDVALAAQNAAVAAESLGLGIVYIGGIRNEIAAVSELLGLPELVYPVFGMCLGYPAAVNGIRPRLPQAAVLHHNGYNAEAAVEQVRVYDAISSDYMRERTGGQSAASWSEMMAGRLAQPARLHMKEFLLSKGFMQR
- a CDS encoding alpha/beta hydrolase family protein gives rise to the protein MVQVDGQETKVAARLTHKVFFERDDIEFTFQWLLSFVHCGGVSQGEVFKLARNIDPNSLTSWKTEFEKEAVKIEANAERSLKKGHLISAGEAFIRAHSYYRAAFYGAFPDEPDFARYHGKSVECFRKALDAKSEQIPHEWVEVEYKGYKFPGCFLKAEHGNAPKPTIIFHNGGETHKEDTYFLGGQAAIDRGYNALIVDLPYDVCVRFYEPEATAKNFPREELYNVYRATTDFVLARPDVDPKRLVVSGMSYGGAKTMVHASCDDRFAAAVPNSPVYSMATFIERGMPSFLRGTAEEAAEASKKMPYTGQVLFAGLAWSHGLDSIAGWHGSAGEVMEVDPKDVKCPLLSMYSEAEHPEMQRQAVDTFEKAPNEKNAIFKGTEEDGADLHCQLNNLPLSYQVMFDWLDEVLDYNIQLQPAQ